In Scatophagus argus isolate fScaArg1 chromosome 5, fScaArg1.pri, whole genome shotgun sequence, a genomic segment contains:
- the dynll2a gene encoding dynein, light chain, LC8-type 2a, with amino-acid sequence MTDRKAVIKNADMSEDMQQDAVDCATQAMEKYNIEKDIAAYIKKEFDKKYNPTWHCIVGRNFGSYVTHETKHFIYFYLGQVAILLFKSG; translated from the exons ATGACCGACAGGAAAGCTGTGATCAAGAACGCGGACATGTCCGAGGACATGCAGCAGGACGCGGTGGACTGTGCCACCCAGGCCATGGAGAAGTACAACATAGAGAAGGACATCGCAGCCTACATCAAGAAG GAGTTTGACAAGAAGTATAACCCCACCTGGCACTGCATCGTTGGGAGGAACTTCGGCAGCTACGTCACTCACGAGACGAAGCATTTCATTTACTTCTACTTGGGCCAAGTGGCCATCTTGCTCTTCAAGTCTGGCTGA
- the hnf1ba gene encoding hepatocyte nuclear factor 1-beta-A isoform X1, whose translation MFSKMVSKLTSLQQELLSALLDSGVTKDVLIQALDDMDPSPSGFGVKLESLPMSPAPAQSSKMNGVDADSKPVFHTLTNGHGKGKLSGDEGSEDGDDYDTPPILKELQSLNTEEAAEQRAEVERMLAEDPWRAARMIKGYMQQHNIPQREVVDITGLNQSHLSQHLNKGTPMKTQKRAALYTWYVRKQREILRQFNQAVHGSGNNMTDKGNQDPVFFFPEFNPSGQGQPGDELGSEPSSKKMRRNRFKWGPASQQILYQAYERQKNPSKEERETLVEECNRAECLQRGVSPSKAQGLGSNLVTEVRVYNWFANRRKEEAFRQKLAMDAITAQPHSINPLLSHSSPHHPQASASPPMRYSQGPGEVTSSTTISHHSSNAMPSSQSVLQQVSPGGLDHSHSLLSPDTKMISGSGGGLPPVSTLTNIHSSHHSHQQTQNLIMPLSGVMAIAQSLNTSQSQTVPVINSVAGSLAALQPVQFSQQLHSPHQQSLMQQSPSHMSQQPFMATVTHSHMYPHKQEPPQYTHPSRFPSAMVVTDTNSISTLSSMSSSKTDAPVNKMVQLGGLSWCPLQAW comes from the exons atgttctcTAAAATGGTATCCAAGCTGACATCCCTGCAGCAGGAGCTCCTCAGCGCCCTGCTGGACTCAGGAGTTACCAAAGATGTTCTGATCCAGGCCCTGGATGATATGGACCCAAGCCCGTCGGGATTTGGAGTAAAACTGGAAAGCCTGCCCATGTCGCCCGCGCCCGCTCAGAGCAGCAAGATGAACGGGGTGGACGCCGACTCGAAGCCCGTCTTCCACACGCTCACCAACGGCCACGGGAAGGGCAAGCTGTCCGGGGACGAGGGCTCCGAGGACGGGGACGACTACGACACGCCGCCGATACTGAAGGAGCTCCAGTCGCTCAACACGGAGGAGGCCGCCGAGCAGAGGGCGGAGGTGGAGCGCATGTTGGC AGAGGACCCGTGGCGTGCTGCCCGCATGATCAAAGGTTACATGCAGCAACACAACATCCCCCAACGGGAGGTGGTGGACATCACAGGACTGAACCAGTCTCACCTCTCCCAGCACCTCAACAAAGGCACGcctatgaaaacacagaagcGAGCGGCCCTCTACACCTGGTATGTCAGGAAACAGCGGGAAATACTCCGAC AGTTCAACCAGGCAGTACATGGTTCTGGCAACAATATGACAGACAAAGGCAATCAGGATCcggtgttttttttcccagagttCAACCCGTCCGGTCAGGGTCAACCTGGTGATGAGCTCGGCAGCGAACCCTCCAGCAAGAAAATGAGACGTAACCGTTTCAAATGGGGGCCTGCATCCCAGCAAATCCTGTACCAGGCTTATGAGCGGCAGAAGAACCCCAGCAAGGAGGAGCGGGAAACTTTGGTAGAAGAGTGCAACAG AGCCGAGTGTCTTCAGAGGGGAGTCTCCCCCTCCAAAGCTCAGGGCCTCGGCTCTAATCTGGTCACCGAGGTGCGAGTCTATAACTGGTTTGCCAACCGGCGTAAAGAGGAAGCCTTCAGGCAGAAGTTGGCCATGGATGCCATCACTGCGCAGCCCCACAGCATCAACCCTCTGCTGTCACATAGCTCACCACATCATCCCCAGGCCAGCGCTTCACCTCCCA tgcgTTACAGCCAAGGCCCGGGTGAGGTCACCTCCTCCACGACCATCAGTCACCACAGTAGCAACGCGATGCCATCCAGCCAGTCGGTTCTCCAGCAGGTGTCTCCGGGAGGTTTGGACCACAGCCACAGTCTGCTGTCACCTGACACCAAGATG ATTTCAGGTTCAGGTGGAGGACTTCCTCCAGTCAGCACATTGACCAACATTCACAGTTCCCATCACAGCCATCAGCAGACGCAGAACCTCATCATGCCTCTATCTGGAGTCATGGCCATAGCACAGA GTTTAAACACATCACAGTCTCAGACGGTGCCAGTGATCAACAGCGTGGCGGGCAGCCTTGCAGCGCTGCAGCCGGTGCAGTTttcacagcagctccacagccCCCACCAGCAGAGCCTGATGCAGCAGTCTCCCAGCCACATGAGTCAGCAGCCATTCATGGCTACTGTCACACACTCGCACA TGTATCCTCACAAGCAAGAGCCACCGCAATATACCCACCCGTCACGTTTCCCCTCAGCCATGGTGGTCACAGACACCAACAGCATCAGCACCCTCAGCTCCATGTCCTCAAGCAAGACG GATGCTCCTGTAAACAAGATGGTGCAACTTGGGGGTCTCTCCTGG
- the hnf1ba gene encoding hepatocyte nuclear factor 1-beta-A isoform X2, with protein sequence MFSKMVSKLTSLQQELLSALLDSGVTKDVLIQALDDMDPSPSGFGVKLESLPMSPAPAQSSKMNGVDADSKPVFHTLTNGHGKGKLSGDEGSEDGDDYDTPPILKELQSLNTEEAAEQRAEVERMLAEDPWRAARMIKGYMQQHNIPQREVVDITGLNQSHLSQHLNKGTPMKTQKRAALYTWYVRKQREILRQFNQAVHGSGNNMTDKGNQDPVFFFPEFNPSGQGQPGDELGSEPSSKKMRRNRFKWGPASQQILYQAYERQKNPSKEERETLVEECNRAECLQRGVSPSKAQGLGSNLVTEVRVYNWFANRRKEEAFRQKLAMDAITAQPHSINPLLSHSSPHHPQASASPPMRYSQGPGEVTSSTTISHHSSNAMPSSQSVLQQVSPGGLDHSHSLLSPDTKMISGSGGGLPPVSTLTNIHSSHHSHQQTQNLIMPLSGVMAIAQSLNTSQSQTVPVINSVAGSLAALQPVQFSQQLHSPHQQSLMQQSPSHMSQQPFMATVTHSHMYPHKQEPPQYTHPSRFPSAMVVTDTNSISTLSSMSSSKTCPLQAW encoded by the exons atgttctcTAAAATGGTATCCAAGCTGACATCCCTGCAGCAGGAGCTCCTCAGCGCCCTGCTGGACTCAGGAGTTACCAAAGATGTTCTGATCCAGGCCCTGGATGATATGGACCCAAGCCCGTCGGGATTTGGAGTAAAACTGGAAAGCCTGCCCATGTCGCCCGCGCCCGCTCAGAGCAGCAAGATGAACGGGGTGGACGCCGACTCGAAGCCCGTCTTCCACACGCTCACCAACGGCCACGGGAAGGGCAAGCTGTCCGGGGACGAGGGCTCCGAGGACGGGGACGACTACGACACGCCGCCGATACTGAAGGAGCTCCAGTCGCTCAACACGGAGGAGGCCGCCGAGCAGAGGGCGGAGGTGGAGCGCATGTTGGC AGAGGACCCGTGGCGTGCTGCCCGCATGATCAAAGGTTACATGCAGCAACACAACATCCCCCAACGGGAGGTGGTGGACATCACAGGACTGAACCAGTCTCACCTCTCCCAGCACCTCAACAAAGGCACGcctatgaaaacacagaagcGAGCGGCCCTCTACACCTGGTATGTCAGGAAACAGCGGGAAATACTCCGAC AGTTCAACCAGGCAGTACATGGTTCTGGCAACAATATGACAGACAAAGGCAATCAGGATCcggtgttttttttcccagagttCAACCCGTCCGGTCAGGGTCAACCTGGTGATGAGCTCGGCAGCGAACCCTCCAGCAAGAAAATGAGACGTAACCGTTTCAAATGGGGGCCTGCATCCCAGCAAATCCTGTACCAGGCTTATGAGCGGCAGAAGAACCCCAGCAAGGAGGAGCGGGAAACTTTGGTAGAAGAGTGCAACAG AGCCGAGTGTCTTCAGAGGGGAGTCTCCCCCTCCAAAGCTCAGGGCCTCGGCTCTAATCTGGTCACCGAGGTGCGAGTCTATAACTGGTTTGCCAACCGGCGTAAAGAGGAAGCCTTCAGGCAGAAGTTGGCCATGGATGCCATCACTGCGCAGCCCCACAGCATCAACCCTCTGCTGTCACATAGCTCACCACATCATCCCCAGGCCAGCGCTTCACCTCCCA tgcgTTACAGCCAAGGCCCGGGTGAGGTCACCTCCTCCACGACCATCAGTCACCACAGTAGCAACGCGATGCCATCCAGCCAGTCGGTTCTCCAGCAGGTGTCTCCGGGAGGTTTGGACCACAGCCACAGTCTGCTGTCACCTGACACCAAGATG ATTTCAGGTTCAGGTGGAGGACTTCCTCCAGTCAGCACATTGACCAACATTCACAGTTCCCATCACAGCCATCAGCAGACGCAGAACCTCATCATGCCTCTATCTGGAGTCATGGCCATAGCACAGA GTTTAAACACATCACAGTCTCAGACGGTGCCAGTGATCAACAGCGTGGCGGGCAGCCTTGCAGCGCTGCAGCCGGTGCAGTTttcacagcagctccacagccCCCACCAGCAGAGCCTGATGCAGCAGTCTCCCAGCCACATGAGTCAGCAGCCATTCATGGCTACTGTCACACACTCGCACA TGTATCCTCACAAGCAAGAGCCACCGCAATATACCCACCCGTCACGTTTCCCCTCAGCCATGGTGGTCACAGACACCAACAGCATCAGCACCCTCAGCTCCATGTCCTCAAGCAAGACG